A window of the Juglans microcarpa x Juglans regia isolate MS1-56 chromosome 5D, Jm3101_v1.0, whole genome shotgun sequence genome harbors these coding sequences:
- the LOC121264943 gene encoding probable aspartyl protease At4g16563: protein MAASSLLSLIFVFSLSISVSSSSSVAPSPETTTLTIPLSPFSSKNPSSDPIKTLNSLASASLSRAHHLKRSKPNTPLAKTHVLPHSYGGYSISLSFGTPPQTITFVLDTGSSLVWFPCTSRYLCSNCDFPNIYPEKIPKFIPKLSSSSKILGCKNPKCTWIAGSDVQSRCQDCNPASQNCSQSCPPYIIQYGSGSTVGLLLSETLDFSKKTFPHFLVGCSIFSTRQPAGIAGFGRGPESLPSQLGVSKFSYCLLSRRFDDTTESSDLVLYSGSSSAKTPGLSYTPFRKNPVTNNTAYREFYYVTLRKVMVGDKTAKIQYKYLVPGTDGHGGTIVDSGSTFTFMERPVFEAVAKEFEIQMANYSRAVDIEARSGLEPCFNIFNQKTVNLPELTFQFKGGAKLILPAVNYFALAGNLSVVCLTIVTDNSSGLGSTGGPAIIFGSFQQQNFYVEYDLENERLGFRQQNCKN from the coding sequence ATGGCGGCTTcgtctcttctctctctcatctttgtCTTCTCTCTTTCCATCTCAGTTTCATCTTCATCCTCTGTAGCTCCCAGTCCCGAAACCACCACTCTCACCATTCCTCTCTCACCCTTTTCCTCCAAAAATCCATCCTCAGATCCGATCAAGACCCTCAATTCCCTCGCCTCTGCTTCTCTAAGCAGAGCTCACCATCTCAAGCGCTCGAAACCCAATACTCCTCTTGCCAAAACCCACGTCTTACCTCACAGCTACGGAGGCTACTCCATCTCCCTCAGCTTTGGCACACCCCCGCAAACCATAACTTTTGTTTTGGACACTGGCAGTAGCCTCGTCTGGTTCCCCTGCACCTCCCGCTATCTCTGCTCCAATTGCGACTTCCCTAACATATACCCagaaaaaatcccaaaattCATTCCAAAATTATCATCTTCTTCGAAGATTCTGGGTTGCAAAAACCCCAAATGTACCTGGATTGCTGGCTCGGATGTCCAGTCTCGGTGCCAAGACTGCAACCCAGCTTCACAGAATTGCTCGCAGAGTTGCCCTCCGTACATAATTCAATACGGTTCAGGGTCAACCGTCGGATTATTACTCTCCGAGACCCTGGATTTCTCCAAGAAAACTTTCCCCCATTTTCTTGTCGGGTGCTCCATTTTCTCGACCCGTCAACCTGCCGGCATTGCCGGGTTTGGTCGCGGTCCCGAATCTTTGCCCTCACAATTGGGTGTCAGCAAATTCTCCTACTGCCTACTGTCCCGTCGTTTCGACGATACCACGGAGAGCAGTGACCTTGTTTTGTACAGTGGGTCCAGTTCCGCCAAGACCCCGGGCCTTAGCTACACGCCGTTCCGAAAAAATCCCGTTACCAATAACACTGCATACCGCGAATTCTATTACGTAACCCTTCGTAAAGTCATGGTGGGAGATAAGACCGCAAAGATCCAGTATAAATATTTGGTGCCCGGGACTGACGGTCACGGTGGGACCATAGTGGACTCTGGGTCGACCTTCACCTTCATGGAAAGGCCGGTCTTTGAAGCCGTAGCGAAAGAGTTTGAGATTCAGATGGCTAACTATTCTAGAGCTGTTGACATTGAAGCCAGGTCCGGTCTAGAGCCGtgtttcaatattttcaatcaGAAAACGGTCAACCTTCCGGAATTAACCTTCCAATTTAAAGGTGGTGCAAAGTTGATCTTGCCCGCTGTGAATTATTTTGCGTTAGCCGGTAATTTAAGTGTCGTGTGCCTGACCATTGTCACCGACAATTCTTCTGGTTTGGGCTCGACGGGTGGGCCGGCCATAATATTTGGTAGTTTCCAGCAGCAGAATTTCTACGTGGAATACGACTTGGAAAACGAGAGGCTTGGCTTCCGGCAACAAAATTGCAAGAATTGA
- the LOC121266212 gene encoding protein SMAX1-LIKE 3-like, with product MRTGGYTLQQTLTADAARVVNQAVTLARRRGHAQVTPLHVANTLLAASTGLFRTACLQSHSHPLQCKALELCFNVALNRLPASNASPMLGAHSQHPSISNALVAAFKRAQAHQRRGSIESQQQPLLAVKIELEQLIISILDDPSVSRVMREAGFSSTQVKSNVEQAVSLEICSQTPSLSSKSKNSNQLDLRQSQPIGQSGTKVDKPVASDPIRNDDVRSVIDNMMNKRRRSTVVVGECLANLENTVRGVMDKVDKGDVPEFLREVKFIPVTLSSFGDLSRVDVEQKLGELKSLVKSCLSKGVVLFVGDLNWATDYRATSREQGRGCYCPVEHMIMELGKLVCGNIGETGRFWLMGIATFQTYMRCKSSGHPSLETVWDLHPLTIPAGSLRLSLITDSDLQSQSTSKKAEKENSWLLLEGDEEQQQLACCTDCSAKFDMEARSLQSSTCNSVSTTSSLPAWLQQYKNEKNGLGSNDQNCVPVRDLCKKWNSICSSIHNQTYSSARTLTFSSLSPSSSTSGFSHDQTYPNYLNQIHHEWPVAEPKQSWRHHHFWVSENYSMSVDQPRLRMYIPEKKDTQQPSNQNSTPNSPSSSDLMETEYTNRFKELNVENLNILCSALEKKVPWQKDIIPEIANTILQCRSGLVRRKGEVRNNEAKEETWLFFQGVDVEAKEKIARELAKLVFGSQSSLISISLSTFSSTRADSTEDCKNKRSREEQSCSYIERFAEAVSTNPHRVFLVEDVEQADYRSQMGFKRAIERGRITTSDCEEVGLSDAIIILSCESFSSRSRACSPPTRQKSEGCEEKGTAAVVLEETSPCFSLDLNISIDDDNAVDQSIDDIGLLDTVDKLIIFKIQEL from the exons ATGAGAACAGGAGGATACACCCTTCAACAAACTCTAACCGCAGACGCCGCGAGAGTGGTTAACCAAGCCGTAACCCTTGCTAGGCGTCGCGGCCATGCCCAAGTGACTCCCCTCCATGTGGCAAACACCTTGCTTGCAGCTTCCACTGGCCTATTTCGAACGGCTTGCCTGCAATCCCACTCTCACCCCCTCCAGTGCAAAGCCCTAGAGCTCTGCTTCAACGTTGCGCTTAACCGCCTCCCAGCCTCCAATGCTAGCCCCATGCTGGGCGCTCACTCCCAACATCCTTCCATCTCCAACGCCTTGGTTGCCGCCTTTAAACGAGCTCAGGCTCACCAGCGACGTGGGTCCATTGAAAGCCAGCAGCAACCCCTCTTAGCagtaaaaatagaattagagcAACTCATAATATCCATCTTAGATGATCCTAGTGTTAGTAGAGTCATGAGAGAGGCTGGCTTCTCTAGTACCCAGGTGAAAAGCAATGTAGAACAAGCTGTGTCGCTAGAAATATGTTCTCAGACTCCTTCCCTAAGTAGCAAGTCTAAGAATAGCAATCAATTAGACCTCCGCCAGTCTCAACCTATTGGTCAAAGTGGAACAAAAGTAGACAAACCAGTGGCATCTGATCCAATTAGGAATGACGACGTTAGAAGTGTCATAGACAATATGATGAACAAAAGAAGGAGAAGTACAGTGGTTGTAGGTGAGTGTCTTGCAAATCTTGAGAACACGGTTAGAGGAGTGATGGACAAGGTTGACAAGGGAGACGTTCCTGAATTCTTGAGAGAGGTAAAATTTATACCCGTTACTCTATCCTCTTTTGGGGATCTTTCTAGAGTAGATGTGGAACAGAAACTTGGAGAGCTTAAGAGTCTTGTGAAGAGCTGTTTGAGCAAAGGAGTTGTTTTGTTTGTGGGAGACCTTAATTGGGCTACTGATTATAGGGCAACTTCGAGAGAGCAAGGGAGGGGTTGTTACTGTCCGGTGGAGCACATGATCATGGAGCTTGGAAAATTGGTTTGTGGGAATATTGGAGAGACTGGGAGGTTCTGGCTCATGGGAATTGCCACTTTCCAAACTTACATGAGATGTAAATCATCAGGTCATCCATCACTGGAGACTGTTTGGGATCTTCATCCTCTTACAATCCCTGCAGGCAGCTTGCGCTTGAGTCTCATCACTGACAG TGACCTACAAAGTCAGTCCACGAGCaaaaaagctgaaaaagaaaatagctgGCTACTGCTTGAAGGTGACGAGGAGCAGCAGCAGCTTGCCTGCTGCACAGATTGCTCAGCAAAGTTTGACATGGAAGCTCGAAGCTTGCAAAGCAGCACTTGTAACAGCGTCTCCACTACTTCAAGCCTTCCTGCATGGCTCCAACAgtataaaaatgagaaaaatggaCTTGGCTCTAATGATCAG AACTGTGTCCCAGTCAGAGACCTTTGCAAAAAGTGGAACTCAATTTGCAGTTCAATCCACAATCAAACCTATTCTTCTGCGAGGACCCTCACATTCTCCTCCCTATCTCCTTCTTCATCCACTTCAGGTTTTTCACATGACCAGACATACCCTAATTACTTGAACCAGATCCACCATGAGTGGCCGGTGGCTGAACCCAAGCAGTCTTGGAGGCATCATCATTTCTGGGTTTCTGAAAATTATAGCATGAGCGTTGATCAACCAAGATTGAGAATGTACATCCCTGAGAAAAAGGATACTCAGCAACCATCAAATCAGAATTCAACCCCTAATTCGCCTTCTTCCAGTGATCTCATGGAGACGGAGTACACCAACAGGTTCAAGGAACTTAATGTAGAAAACCTAAACATCCTATGCAGCGCATTGGAGAAAAAGGTTCCATGGCAGAAAGATATCATCCCCGAAATTGCAAACACAATTTTACAGTGCAGGTCCGGCTTGGTAAGAAGAAAAGGGGAGGTGAGAAACAATGAGGCCAAAGAGGAAACGTGGTTGTTCTTTCAAGGTGTAGATGtggaagcaaaagaaaagattgcTAGGGAATTGGCTAAGCTTGTTTTTGGTTCTCAGAGCAGCCTCATTTCAATTTCCCTGAGCACATTTTCATCCACAAGAGCAGATTCGACCGAGGattgcaaaaataaaagatcCAGAGAAGAACAAAGTTGCAGTTATATTGAAAGGTTCGCCGAGGCAGTGTCCACTAATCCCCATAGGGTTTTTCTAGTCGAAGACGTGGAGCAAGCCGACTATCGCTCTCAAATGGGTTTTAAGAGAGCTATCGAAAGAGGAAGAATTACCACTTCTGATTGTGAAGAAGTTGGCCTTAGTGATGCTATCATCATTTTGAGTTGTGAAAGCTTCAGCTCAAGATCCAGAGCCTGCTCCCCCCCTACTAGGCAAAAATCAGAAGGGTGTGAAGAGAAGGGTACTGCTGCAGTAGTACTGGAGGAGACAAGCCCATGTTTCTCTCTGGATTTGAACATTTCCATTGATGACGATAACGCTGTTGATCAGTCGATTGATGACATTGGGCTCCTTGATACCGTTGATAaactaattattttcaagattcaggaattgtga